A single Campylobacter hyointestinalis subsp. hyointestinalis DNA region contains:
- a CDS encoding class I SAM-dependent methyltransferase gives MKKVEFWISDEERNNLYSSQYWNNIEEEKKKAFWIDDPKSCKVEQYLIKMKLKQEFETALKQVEISGRILDVAAGVCWTSALLSKYEAVKEIDAIDFSLHRIDKLAPLVVESLNGNKNKINRIIGNFYNIHKNNEHYDMIILSQAYHHAQYPLKLFHECDRVLKRGGVIVIIGEHIITKQRILRRIVKNLLNFKIKFDLFKEFYSHDDPLGDHYYTLNDYKFTFYSYGYDYEMPKAEIKNSSIFIARKI, from the coding sequence ATGAAAAAAGTAGAATTTTGGATTAGTGATGAAGAAAGAAATAATTTATATAGTTCTCAATATTGGAATAATATAGAAGAAGAAAAGAAAAAAGCTTTTTGGATAGACGATCCAAAAAGTTGTAAAGTTGAACAGTATTTGATAAAAATGAAATTAAAGCAAGAATTTGAAACAGCTTTAAAACAAGTAGAAATTTCAGGTAGAATTTTAGATGTAGCAGCTGGCGTTTGTTGGACATCTGCTTTATTGTCAAAATATGAAGCTGTAAAAGAAATAGATGCAATAGATTTTTCGCTACATAGAATAGATAAGTTGGCACCACTTGTAGTGGAATCGTTGAATGGCAATAAAAATAAAATTAATAGAATTATTGGAAATTTTTACAATATACATAAAAATAACGAACATTATGATATGATTATTTTATCACAAGCTTATCATCATGCCCAATATCCACTAAAATTATTTCATGAATGCGATAGAGTTTTGAAACGGGGGGGGGTTATTGTGATTATTGGAGAACATATAATAACCAAACAAAGAATACTTCGTAGAATTGTTAAAAATCTACTTAATTTTAAAATCAAATTTGATTTATTTAAAGAATTCTACAGTCATGATGACCCGCTTGGCGATCATTATTACACATTAAATGATTATAAATTTACATTTTATTCATATGGTTATGACTATGAAATGCCAAAAGCAGAAATTAAGAATTCATCAATATTTATTGCGAGGAAAATATAG